In a genomic window of Methanogenium sp. S4BF:
- the cls gene encoding cardiolipin synthase — MIFPQSVTEMFGFSLVSIIVVANVIFAISVVFVERKKPSAALLWVSVLFFLPVFGFLLYLVFGQTIYKERIFRLKEEDDRIAKEVIARQEQELEHFHVPPEDKAGDYLKMIAMLLRNDGAVMSNDNMVEVYTDGNAKFDALLEAISGAEDFIHLEYYIIRNDALSRKIVTALARKAREGVAVRVLGDAVGCHSLPKDFFRELTDAGGEVAFFFRSKYLHINMRVNYRNHRKIAIIDGKTGFIGGFNIGDEYLGKGPLGNWRDTHLKITGSAVHSLQVRFFMDWNHAAQADLGFEERYFPPAEGREGALVQIVSSGPDSRGEAIKKGYLSLIGNARESVWIQTPYFIPDASIMDALKMAAESGVDVRIMVPCKPDHPFVYWAGFSYLWELMDSGVGVYTYDNGFIHAKTVVVDGIAASVGSANWDIRSFALNFEANAFLYKGDVPPRLKKIFADDIASCTKVTPKMYANRAFTVRFKESFSRLLSGIL, encoded by the coding sequence ATGATTTTTCCGCAGTCCGTTACTGAGATGTTCGGCTTCAGTCTGGTGAGTATCATTGTTGTGGCAAATGTTATCTTTGCCATCTCTGTGGTTTTTGTTGAACGAAAAAAACCTTCTGCGGCTTTATTATGGGTGTCAGTACTCTTCTTTCTGCCTGTATTCGGGTTTCTGCTGTACCTCGTATTCGGGCAGACAATCTACAAGGAACGGATATTCCGGCTCAAAGAAGAGGATGACCGTATTGCAAAAGAGGTGATTGCACGGCAGGAGCAGGAGCTGGAGCACTTCCATGTGCCGCCGGAGGACAAGGCAGGTGATTATCTCAAAATGATTGCGATGCTCCTCAGAAACGACGGAGCGGTCATGTCGAACGATAACATGGTGGAGGTATATACAGACGGTAATGCGAAGTTCGATGCCCTGCTTGAGGCAATTTCCGGTGCTGAGGACTTCATCCACCTGGAATACTACATCATCCGAAACGATGCCCTTTCCCGGAAGATTGTCACAGCTCTTGCCCGGAAAGCACGGGAAGGAGTCGCTGTCCGGGTGCTGGGGGATGCTGTCGGGTGCCACAGCCTTCCCAAAGACTTCTTCCGTGAACTTACTGATGCCGGAGGTGAGGTCGCCTTCTTTTTCCGGTCAAAATATCTTCACATCAATATGCGGGTAAACTACCGTAACCACCGCAAGATTGCCATCATTGACGGGAAGACGGGGTTTATCGGCGGGTTTAATATCGGCGACGAATATCTCGGAAAAGGCCCCCTCGGGAACTGGCGTGACACGCACCTGAAGATCACCGGCTCCGCCGTGCATTCCCTGCAGGTCCGTTTCTTTATGGACTGGAATCATGCCGCACAGGCCGATCTGGGTTTTGAAGAGCGGTATTTCCCCCCTGCAGAGGGGCGCGAGGGAGCGCTGGTGCAGATCGTCTCCAGCGGGCCGGATTCACGTGGCGAGGCGATAAAAAAAGGATACCTGAGTCTAATCGGGAATGCACGGGAGAGTGTCTGGATTCAGACGCCGTACTTCATCCCGGACGCGAGTATCATGGACGCCCTGAAAATGGCTGCAGAATCAGGGGTGGATGTGCGTATCATGGTTCCCTGCAAACCGGATCACCCGTTTGTCTACTGGGCCGGTTTCTCCTATCTTTGGGAACTGATGGACTCGGGTGTGGGTGTCTATACCTATGACAACGGGTTTATCCATGCAAAGACGGTGGTCGTTGACGGAATCGCGGCCTCGGTCGGGAGTGCAAACTGGGATATCAGGAGTTTTGCACTGAACTTTGAGGCCAACGCCTTCCTCTACAAAGGTGACGTGCCGCCCCGCCTGAAAAAGATCTTTGCAGACGATATTGCATCGTGCACGAAAGTGACCCCGAAGATGTATGCAAACCGGGCCTTCACGGTGCGGTTCAAAGAATCGTTCTCCCGACTCTTATCCGGGATTCTATGA